A window from Betaproteobacteria bacterium encodes these proteins:
- a CDS encoding class I SAM-dependent methyltransferase, translating to MKTADAHELAYRDSCPSCGSMSAESILRHPYDQPPIRDFLVAHYGGRAELMRLAGATFEVDRCKDCGLIFQRAVPSGALLNDIYDRWIPASEQERLHGTRGLGDYRYLASQVEYFIQHFGVKPSALSVLDFGLGWAEWATMARSYGCHVAGCELSQERISYARSIGIKVIDWDDIPNHRFNYINTEQVFEHLVEPRQTLEHLASALHDGGLIKVSVPNGLGMAKRLKRLPGMATVHRDYLMPVQPLEHINCFDYASLVALGRQVGLAPVRPRLRQLYNGASGWFEPRQALKNLVRPLYRHVYPKSTFVHFTRA from the coding sequence GTGAAAACGGCAGACGCGCACGAACTGGCGTATCGGGATTCCTGCCCCTCCTGCGGTTCGATGTCCGCGGAGTCGATCCTGCGGCATCCGTACGACCAGCCGCCGATTCGGGACTTCCTGGTTGCACACTACGGGGGCCGCGCCGAGCTGATGCGGCTGGCCGGTGCGACGTTCGAGGTCGATCGCTGCAAGGACTGCGGTCTGATCTTCCAGCGGGCCGTTCCCTCCGGTGCGCTGCTTAACGACATCTATGACCGCTGGATTCCGGCGAGTGAGCAGGAACGCCTGCACGGAACGCGTGGGCTCGGCGACTATCGCTACCTCGCGAGTCAGGTGGAGTACTTCATTCAGCACTTCGGCGTGAAGCCGTCCGCGCTGAGCGTGCTCGATTTCGGGCTGGGGTGGGCGGAGTGGGCCACCATGGCGCGCAGCTACGGCTGTCACGTTGCGGGGTGCGAGCTGTCACAGGAAAGGATCTCGTACGCGCGATCGATCGGAATCAAGGTGATCGACTGGGACGATATCCCCAACCACCGCTTCAACTACATCAACACGGAGCAGGTGTTCGAGCATCTGGTGGAGCCGCGCCAGACGCTGGAGCATCTCGCCAGCGCGCTCCACGACGGTGGCTTGATCAAGGTGAGCGTGCCGAACGGACTCGGCATGGCAAAGCGACTCAAGCGTCTGCCCGGCATGGCGACCGTGCATCGGGACTACCTGATGCCGGTGCAACCGCTGGAGCACATCAACTGCTTCGACTACGCGTCGCTCGTGGCACTTGGACGGCAGGTCGGCCTCGCGCCCGTGCGTCCGCGCCTGCGGCAGTTGTACAACGGGGCTTCGGGCTGGTTCGAGCCGCGGCAGGCGCTCAAGAAT